The DNA window AAACATCTTGCAAGCTGCACTGTAACCACGGCATGCACTTTGTAAGTCGCGGTTAATTTCTCGCAAATCAGCCCTACTTGACTTAGGCAGCCGTTTCAGCGATTTTTCAATGTCGGCAAAACTATTCTGCAATTCCTTCAACCGTTCACTAGCACCAACGGTCATTTTACTTTCGGAGCTCTTTAGCCTTCCGGGAGAGGTTAATGTAATACCCTTGTCAAGGTTTCCCAACTTCAATACCAATTGGATAGTTGATTCATACAGCCCGCTGTAGTCTTTTAACCAGTCCATATCTCTTTGGCTCTCGGTATCTCTTATTGTTTTACCTCCATTAAGCTCTCTAAACACAACTCTTGACTCTCACGTATTTCTGGATTATCGGGCTCCAGTTCTAATGAACGGTTATAATCACACAAAGCTTCTTCATATCTCTCAAGCTCAAAAAGAGTATCTCCTCGATTAGCAAGTATAAGTGGATCATTGGGAGACAGTTCTAATGAGCGGTTATAATCACGCAAAGCTTCTTCATATCTCTCAAGCTCAAAAAGAGTATCTCCTCGATTAGCAACTTGAGATGCCTTCTCGATAGCTCCCTTAACGAGGATACTGTAAGCACGATTGATTTCACACATCATATCATGAGCACGTTGAGTTTTTGATTTATCGTTAACACGGTCTGGATGATAACGAAGTGCTTGCTGACGATATGCTCGTTTGATTTCATCAAGTGAGGCTTCTTGTTTTATACCGAGAACCTTTGCAGCCTGTTCCTGTTCATTATCTGCATTACTAGAGTCATCCTTTAATGAATCTAAGATTTCATTAATAAAATCGGCTGTGAAACCAAATTGAATCCCAAGTTGCTTCAAGTATTCAAGTTCACGCGGAATTACTTTATTATCAGCACAGATTACAGTAATAGCTGCTCTATAGAGCAGTAATCTTTCATCCCAAGAAAGGGCACGGATTTCAAGAGAACCATATCGCTTGTGCAACCTTTGTCGTATTTCTGACATAGATATATTG is part of the Dehalococcoidia bacterium genome and encodes:
- a CDS encoding tetratricopeptide repeat protein, producing MITAIVVGTILITVFVIVLIQLTKNANKPVTRRERRDFEDSLPHGLMSKLVSRLKNLVPRNDELTEIAILCPTCGIKLVSTAYKISIVRGYILVFQHGEKYILGCKRCALKAAILEFAENLLFGWWCIPWGATTPLALIQNLFTILTPPRNSTLRKVVTLSGLNFNDLVIDSDGSYLGKQTYQDNIFTVLSGAIWADGSLDERELRTASEIAYELLNHNISMSEIRQRLHKRYGSLEIRALSWDERLLLYRAAITVICADNKVIPRELEYLKQLGIQFGFTADFINEILDSLKDDSSNADNEQEQAAKVLGIKQEASLDEIKRAYRQQALRYHPDRVNDKSKTQRAHDMMCEINRAYSILVKGAIEKASQVANRGDTLFELERYEEALRDYNRSLELSPNDPLILANRGDTLFELERYEEALCDYNRSLELEPDNPEIRESQELCLESLMEVKQ